One window from the genome of Buchnera aphidicola (Neophyllaphis podocarpi) encodes:
- the hflK gene encoding FtsH protease activity modulator HflK, which yields MIYVKSNINKHYFNNLEKKINIYKNSLNDNVCKKKYFTKNKLNFLKNIFGFFYKNNFNNDNLSRTRFKKTFYFILIVCIISWILSGFYTIKETDRGVVTSFGKFSNIVMPGLNWKPTFINNVKTVNVETVRELSASGIMLTSDENVVKVEMNVQYKITNPEFYLFNVNNPDESLRQATDSALRGVIGKSSMDRVLTEGRTIIRGDTQNEIEKTIKPYKMGITLLDVNFQTARPPEEVKDSFDDAIAARENREQYIREAEAYSNEVQPRANGQAQRIIEESKAYRSRIVLEAKGEISRFLKILPEYKSSKRVTKERLYIESMERILSRSNKIFINSNKNNLLLLPFSFFKNNLNYENNKNEFIKNIDKPESKTQNYNNNLEKYLDNK from the coding sequence ATGATTTATGTTAAATCTAATATTAATAAACACTATTTTAATAATTTGGAAAAAAAAATTAATATATATAAAAATAGTTTAAATGACAATGTATGCAAAAAAAAATATTTTACTAAGAATAAATTAAATTTTTTAAAAAATATTTTTGGATTTTTTTATAAAAATAATTTTAATAATGATAATTTATCACGAACAAGATTTAAAAAAACTTTTTATTTTATTTTAATAGTTTGCATAATTTCCTGGATATTAAGTGGTTTTTATACAATAAAAGAAACAGATAGAGGTGTTGTTACTAGTTTTGGTAAATTTAGTAATATAGTTATGCCTGGTTTGAATTGGAAACCTACCTTTATAAATAATGTTAAAACAGTTAATGTTGAAACAGTAAGAGAATTATCAGCATCTGGTATAATGTTAACTTCTGATGAAAATGTTGTTAAAGTTGAAATGAATGTGCAATATAAAATAACAAATCCTGAATTTTATCTTTTTAATGTAAATAATCCAGATGAAAGTTTGCGTCAAGCTACAGATAGTGCTCTTAGAGGCGTTATAGGTAAATCCTCTATGGATAGAGTTTTGACTGAAGGAAGAACAATAATTAGAGGCGATACTCAAAATGAAATAGAAAAAACTATAAAACCTTATAAAATGGGTATAACTTTACTAGATGTTAATTTTCAAACAGCTAGACCTCCAGAAGAAGTTAAAGATTCTTTTGATGATGCTATAGCTGCTAGAGAAAATAGAGAACAATATATAAGAGAAGCTGAAGCTTATTCTAACGAAGTTCAACCTAGAGCTAATGGACAAGCTCAAAGAATAATTGAAGAATCTAAAGCTTATAGATCGAGAATAGTGTTAGAAGCTAAAGGTGAAATTTCTAGATTCTTAAAAATTTTACCTGAATATAAATCTTCTAAAAGGGTTACAAAAGAAAGACTGTATATAGAGTCAATGGAAAGAATATTGAGTCGTTCTAATAAAATTTTTATTAATTCTAATAAAAATAATTTATTATTATTGCCATTTAGTTTTTTTAAAAACAATCTTAATTATGAAAATAATAAAAATGAATTTATAAAAAATATTGATAAACCTGAGAGTAAAACTCAAAATTATAATAATAATTTAGAAAAATACTTAGATAATAAATAA
- the miaA gene encoding tRNA (adenosine(37)-N6)-dimethylallyltransferase MiaA yields MGPTASGKTKLAIEIKKYFPIELISVDSALIYRDMNIGTSKPSFNQLLNHPHHLINIKDPSESYSVINFYYDAIDSINKVINKGKIPLLVGGTMLYYKILLNGFSNLPISNRIVRDNIYNYASKFGSKKLYNILNKIDPIYSNKIHSNDLSRVIRALEIFFISGKKVSELHKYNYKFFPYKILQVAIIPDDRNKLHKIIKTRFEKMLTDGFENEVRSLFLRGDLNSNLPSIKCVGYRQMWNYIAKKISYDEMIYRSICSTRQLAKRQITWLRKWKNLKVIKNNQVDIFKDIIFKFLTHCNRIK; encoded by the coding sequence ATGGGGCCTACAGCTTCCGGAAAAACTAAATTAGCTATAGAAATTAAAAAATACTTTCCTATAGAATTGATTAGTGTTGATTCTGCTTTAATCTATCGAGATATGAATATTGGCACATCCAAACCATCTTTTAATCAATTATTAAATCATCCCCATCATCTAATTAATATTAAAGATCCTTCTGAATCTTATTCAGTAATAAATTTTTATTATGATGCAATTGATAGTATAAATAAAGTTATAAATAAAGGCAAAATACCATTGTTAGTGGGGGGTACAATGTTATATTACAAGATACTTTTAAATGGTTTTAGTAATTTGCCAATTAGTAATAGAATAGTGAGAGATAATATTTACAATTATGCTAGTAAATTTGGTAGTAAAAAATTATATAATATTTTAAATAAAATTGATCCTATTTATTCTAATAAAATTCATTCTAATGATTTATCAAGAGTTATCAGAGCTTTAGAAATTTTTTTTATTTCAGGTAAAAAAGTTAGTGAATTACATAAATATAATTATAAATTTTTTCCATATAAAATATTACAAGTAGCAATTATACCTGATGATAGAAATAAACTACATAAAATTATAAAAACTCGTTTTGAGAAAATGTTAACAGATGGTTTTGAAAATGAAGTAAGATCATTATTCTTAAGAGGGGATCTTAATTCAAATTTACCATCTATTAAATGTGTAGGATATCGTCAAATGTGGAATTATATTGCAAAAAAAATTAGTTATGATGAAATGATATATAGATCAATTTGTTCTACAAGACAATTAGCTAAACGTCAAATAACTTGGTTAAGAAAGTGGAAAAATTTAAAAGTTATAAAAAATAATCAAGTTGATATATTTAAAGATATTATATTTAAGTTTTTAACGCATTGTAATAGGATAAAATAA